cagtttgatcggtgttgtgtcatctactgcgcagatagcgcgatgtagagtagatgtctcagcgtgcatctgaaaataagttcttaaattagcaatttgtttatctaattgctcacatatatccataagtcctcttcctcctagattccgtggtaattttgttctttctactgcacttttaggatggtgtttttgtgcctttgtgaggtgtgttcgtacttttcgctgaagagcttctatatctgtttttgtccacttaacaataccaaatgcggcgggtgtaatttcctcaccaaaataatcttttacctgcgtttagaagggtatgtcataatccgataggtattttcctcaccaagaccgaaatggttatttcagttatttcaggtagattttactaaatggcattcaattgaattatttatctactattaaattacagtaggtagTAATACCTACTTAtaacaattaattaattataatatattatttttagtcacaattgcaattttgacaaaaatggcatgtttaatagaaagtgattgcggtaaaccttacgcggtattggtatttgaaaattttattttttataaagtgaaagttttaaaaagtaagtgttctggaggataaaacaacttgtagtgcgaaattgtttactgttgttctgaagctatttccttatggcatttttataattaagtattttcgatgggaaagaagccacaattttaccaaaaaaataaatttattaacgttgcgacgcccaagtcgggtgtcgttgtcaacatacaaaataatactaaataaaccaaaatgtttatttagtaataaataaatgggcttttatttattacttggtcgtcgaaacgttaataaatttatttttttggtaaaattgtggcttatttcccatcgaaaatacttaaatttttttactattggtgcaaattttacaatatctagaagtagcctacaacataatcataAACCAGATTGCcagaagttagatcgaaaaattatgtctaactattgtaaacgtaaagccaaagagaatattattgaaaaaccagcaaaaattatatgCCAAgcgcttgcagctaatttgtctgaaacaattactacgattgttgtcagttacatgagaaaaaatatataattatcgacgaaaaatgattCCTGATCGACTtacttccaatattgatgaggttcaagaatttgtgaagaggTGTGCTCAAAAAATAACCAAgaccaagagggaaaattttctctttataaactgtgtcaaaagtaggataattgtatttagttgtgaaacaaatataagacttttagccacattaaattttattatatggatggcacattttcttactgtaccacatattatttgcaattattcactattcatgggctaattaatgggcattatatttctttattatactgtttactgccaaacaaaaaaaaacagaaatttacaatattttttatttgttaaaatcagaaatttttaaagctctcaaaattgagtttaatgctagtaaaatttttgaagattttgaaaaggctatacaTAATACAACCAttgaaatgtgtccgaacactgaaatacatggttgtaaatttcacctacacCAAGCTTGGTATAGAAATGTTTGTACTCCtgaatcagaatataaaaattattctgtAGGAGGTAAGTGGCTTGTAGTAAAAATGCCTTTTACAAAATTAGGCTTTTATTCACATAAAACTTGACAGTAGAattaatttgaatgacaaaacaattaatcaataaaataaacaatgacaAAAGAATACTAAATTATACTACATTCACCCGGCCCTATTTTTGAACAAAATCTTGCAAATATCGTGGTTTATTTTTAGTTCTAGCTGATTTACGGCTAGATTGAAAATCTGAATTTTCCAATCTTGGTTCATGATTATCATCAGGTACTTGATTGGGTTCTTGAATAGATAAATTTTCTATGTCCTCTGGTATTGATTCAGTAGTGGAATTCTCTAGTGTATTATTTGGACTTTCAttttcatcttcatcattatcttGATTCAATAATTTCAGGTCACCTCTAGGAGCTAAATGCTTCGTTGAAACTGTACTTTTCTTTCCGTTTGGATACTGTATTAAGGCGTAATCTGAATTGGCTTCTAAAAGATCAACCTCTTCAACTAAAGGATCAAACTTACTTTTTCGAACaaattttcttagtaatactTTGTCTGAATCTTTAAGCCATGATGGAATAGAAGTTCCGCTAGTTGATCTTCGCTGATACGTAAACAAACGTTCATGAGGTGTACAATTGGTTGCTGTACACAGTAAACTTCTTATAGAGTGCAGAGCATCTGGTAGAACAGTCTCCCATTTAGTGATGTCTAAATTTTTGGTTTTCAATGCTAGATTCACTGCTTTCCATATAATTCCATTGTATCTCTCGACTTGACCATTTCCTCCAGGGTTATATGGTGTTGTTCTACTTGAAGATATTCCTTTAGAGTGTAGATAATTAATACATTCTTGTGAAGTAAAGCTAGTTCCCCTGTCAGAATGTATATATGCCGGCATTCCATATAAACAAAACATTTGATTCAAACATTCAATTACTGTCTGACTGGATGTATCTGAGCATGGAAAAGCCCATGGAAATCTTGAAAATTCATCAATGATTGTAAGCATATAAGAATTTCTAGAAGAACCGGGTATTGGACCTTTAAAGTCAATATTCAATCTTTCGAACGGAGCTGTTGATTTAATTAAATGTGTATCATCTTCTTTCTTATAAAATCTGGGTTTAATTTCTGCACAGATTGGACAAGAGGTAATTACGTGTTTAATTTCATCTAAAGAATAAGGTAAATTtcgaatttttacaaaatggtgcATACCTACGAGTAATCCCAGGATGCGATAAATCTGAATGTAATTGATATAACTTgcttgtattatttatattattgcaTATTCTTGATAGTGCATCAGCTGCATCATTAGCCTTTCCTGGACGATAGATAATATCATATTTAAAACAAGAAAGCTCCAAACGCCAACgcaaatttttttcatttttgattttacttgtatGGTTTGTATTAAACATGAACGAAACTGATTTCTGATCTGTGATTAGTTTGAATTGTCTTCCTAAAAGATAGTGTCTCCATTTTTTCAATGCTTCAACGCAAGCATATGCTTCTTTTTCAATTGCAGAATGTTTTCGTTCAGAATCTGTAAGGGTACGTGAGAAAAAAGCAACGGGTCTTCCAGATTGACTCAGAGTGGCAGCAATAGCAAATTCAGAAGCATCAGTTTCAACAATGAGAATTTCTTTTTCATCATTTGTCCATAGAAGTGCATTAGCTATATCAGTTCTCAACTCCTCAAAAGCAAATACCAAGTCAGGACCTAATGGAAATTTCTTGCAATCTATAAGACCTCTAATTTTTGCTGAAAAATTATTAACCCATTTTGAGTAATGTGAAAACATTCCAAGTGCCCTCTGAAGACTTTTAGAATCATTCGGAACTGGTAAATTTAGTAGAGTCTTCAATCTGTCTGGATCAGGTTTCATTGTAGAGTTTTCTATTGTatatcccaaaatatttataattttttgattgtagtgacatttattttgatttaaagttaacccatattttttaacagcatttaaaaaattctgtaaaTTTAAATCATGTCTATCTTGATCCTCACCACCAACTGTTACATCATCTAAATAAGCGTAAACACcttgtagattttctttttttatgatAGAATCAATGGCTCTCTGAAAACATGATACTCCATTGGTAACTCCAAAAGGAATACCACGGAATTGGTAAAGGCCTCCACTTGCCTCGAAAGCTGTAAATTGTTTGTCAGATTCGTAAATTGGTGTTTGATGATATGCGTATTTTAAATCAATTgagctaaaaattttatattttgctaTCTTAGACACCAGTGAATCAATATTCGGCAACGGATAAGCATCAAGTAATGTGAATCTATTTATTGTTTGAGAGTAATCAACTACCATCCGACGTTTATGATTTTCGTTTTTAGTTACCAACACTTGGGCCCTCCAAGGTGATTTACTTTcttcaataatttcttctttaaggagacgttttatttcttgtttaataAATTCTTCATCTTCCTGTGAATGCCTGCGAGATTTAGTAGCAATAGGGTGACAATTTTCTGTTAAATTGGCAAACAACGAAGGTGGCTTAATTTTAGCTTCAGTAAGACAGCATATCTTAAGAGGTCTTCTTGGTCCTCCAAATTTAACTTCTAAGCTTTCATGTTGTTTCATAATATCTTGACCCAAAATCACATCTGTACAAAGATTggataaaactaaaacttttgttTGATCATATTTGTCTTTATCAACCTGaatgtttattaaataatagCCTTGAATATTAGCTGAGAATGACATAGATGCCATAGAAACTTGGACCCCTTGTATTGGAAAAATTTCAAGCTTATTTTCAATAGCGAATTCATGATCTAAAAAAGTATCTGAGCTTCCAGTGTCTATTAAAGCGTTGGCATCAATTTGGTTAACTGTTACTTTGGCTATACATTTTGAAAGCGATTGAGGCGTTTCCATTGAAGAAGCGATTACCATTGTAGATGCATAAGTTGATCTCGTTTGACTTTTCTTTGATTGCATGCACATTTTAAACCAATGTCCAATTTTATGACAGTTTTGGCAAATCGCAGCCCTTGCTGGACATACAGATCGAGGATGTCTTGGATGTCCACAAAAATAACAAGTCTGACCAGGTTTTGTTTGAACAGAAGCTAAAGTAGTTTGTTCTGAATTTGGATGACTACAAGATGCTATATTATTTAATGCTGCATGATATGTATCAGATTGTTTTTGAGAATCTTCTAAAGATCTAGATTTAGATAATGCTTCGTCCAAAGATAAAGAACTAAACTCTAGTAATCTTTGACGTATATTAGATTGAACGAGACCATTAATAAAAGCATCACGAATATAgtcatttttattttcttctgaaaaaactgctttaaaattacaatttttagCCAAAAGCTTTAACTGTTGAGCATACTGATCTATAGATTCGTTTATTTGTTGTTTTCCTGTAGCTAGAAT
This genomic window from Diabrotica virgifera virgifera chromosome 1, PGI_DIABVI_V3a contains:
- the LOC114335144 gene encoding uncharacterized protein LOC114335144, yielding MEKYFRPDKLEADPNSQTAAKEFKHWYETFKNFLESNKSTEKSLEDKDKYMLLINFVSHSVYDYISEAKTYISAIKILEELYIKPTNEIYARHILATGKQQINESIDQYAQQLKLLAKNCNFKAVFSEENKNDYIRDAFINGLVQSNIRQRLLEFSSLSLDEALSKSRSLEDSQKQSDTYHAALNNIASCSHPNSEQTTLASVQTKPGQTCYFCGHPRHPRSVCPARAAICQNCHKIGHWFKMCMQSKKSQTRSTYASTMVIASSMETPQSLSKCIAKVTVNQIDANALIDTGSSDTFLDHEFAIENKLEIFPIQGVQVSMASMSFSANIQGYYLINIQDVQEQKFN